A genomic stretch from Limnobacter thiooxidans includes:
- the glpK gene encoding glycerol kinase GlpK, which translates to MGFILALDQGTTSSRAIVFNERAQVVASCQQEFEQIFPKAGWVEHRPDDIWRTQLACARGAIEQAGIKASDIAGIGITNQRETTVVWNRKTGLPVYNAIVWQDRRTAAFCDKLREQGKAPLIRRATGLELDSYFSATKLNWILNNVDGARAQAEAGELAFGTIDSWLIWNLTGGRTHATDVSNASRSMLLNIHTLSWDDELLALFDIPRSLLPQVCESSGEIAHCESAHFGAAIPIAGVAGDQQAATFGQTAFKPGEAKNTYGTGCFMLMNTGTEVVESHNRLLTTVGWTVQGQTSYMLEGSVFMGGAVVQWLRDGLGIIEKSADVQALAASVPNTDGVCLVPAFAGLGAPHWDPYARGTLVGMTRGTNRAHIARAALESIALQTVDLVQAMQRDGARPLLELRVDGGASNNNLLMQIQADLLGVPVVRPTVTETTALGAAYLAGLAVGVFDSEQSLLANWQVDARFEPAMGIDERGALLDRWHRAVERSKGWADA; encoded by the coding sequence ATGGGTTTTATCTTGGCACTCGACCAAGGCACGACCAGTTCACGCGCGATTGTATTCAATGAACGTGCTCAAGTCGTAGCCAGTTGCCAGCAGGAATTTGAGCAGATTTTTCCAAAAGCCGGTTGGGTTGAGCATCGCCCGGACGACATCTGGCGCACACAACTGGCCTGCGCGCGCGGCGCCATTGAGCAGGCTGGAATCAAGGCTTCGGACATTGCCGGTATTGGTATTACCAATCAGCGCGAAACCACGGTAGTCTGGAACCGCAAAACCGGCCTACCGGTTTACAACGCCATTGTTTGGCAAGATCGCCGCACTGCGGCTTTTTGCGACAAATTGCGCGAGCAGGGCAAGGCGCCGCTGATTCGCCGCGCCACCGGGCTTGAACTGGACTCCTATTTTTCTGCCACCAAGCTGAACTGGATCCTGAACAACGTGGACGGGGCAAGGGCGCAGGCTGAGGCTGGTGAACTGGCCTTCGGTACCATAGACAGTTGGTTGATCTGGAACCTGACAGGCGGGCGCACTCACGCCACAGATGTCAGCAATGCTTCACGCAGCATGCTGCTGAACATACACACACTTAGCTGGGACGATGAGTTGCTCGCCTTGTTCGACATACCGCGAAGCCTGTTGCCGCAGGTGTGCGAATCAAGCGGAGAAATTGCGCACTGCGAGTCTGCTCACTTCGGTGCAGCCATTCCAATCGCAGGCGTGGCCGGTGATCAGCAAGCTGCCACATTCGGACAAACAGCATTCAAACCCGGTGAAGCCAAAAACACCTATGGCACTGGGTGTTTCATGTTGATGAATACAGGCACCGAAGTGGTTGAAAGTCACAATCGCCTGTTGACCACAGTGGGCTGGACCGTTCAAGGACAAACCAGTTACATGCTGGAAGGCAGTGTGTTCATGGGCGGTGCCGTGGTGCAGTGGTTGCGCGACGGCCTCGGCATTATTGAAAAATCTGCGGACGTGCAGGCACTTGCGGCCAGTGTGCCCAATACCGATGGCGTGTGTCTGGTCCCCGCATTTGCGGGGCTTGGTGCGCCGCATTGGGACCCGTATGCTCGCGGCACGTTGGTGGGCATGACCCGTGGCACCAACAGGGCGCATATCGCCCGGGCCGCACTGGAAAGCATCGCCTTGCAAACGGTGGACCTGGTGCAGGCCATGCAGCGCGATGGGGCCAGGCCTCTGCTTGAATTGCGTGTCGACGGTGGAGCTTCGAACAACAATTTATTGATGCAAATTCAGGCGGATTTACTGGGTGTTCCTGTGGTGCGCCCCACCGTCACCGAGACAACTGCCTTGGGAGCCGCTTACCTGGCCGGCCTTGCGGTGGGGGTATTTGACAGTGAACAAAGCCTGCTTGCGAACTGGCAGGTGGATGCGCGGTTTGAGCCCGCAATGGGTATAGATGAACGGGGTGCCTTGCTGGATCGTTGGCACCGCGCCGTAGAACGTTCCAAAGGATGGGCAGATGCTTAG